A single genomic interval of Sander lucioperca isolate FBNREF2018 chromosome 9, SLUC_FBN_1.2, whole genome shotgun sequence harbors:
- the LOC116042282 gene encoding dynactin subunit 1-like isoform X6 gives MALNRRHSYTPRLTSPLISKMSSTGTVESSKPPKIGSTVEVIGKGQRGTVAYIGATLFASGKWVGVILDEAKGKNDGTVQGKRYFACEENHGIFVRQSQLHVVEDGSSATSPDTPESGIAKIPRQKDIPETPRTTKQTPVNVKKSSTRRSAKASRESLSHLSGDVSEASLSSHQGALGAPVIPQPSGSPAAVAVPVPATPSKVEPAISKQEEESMRAQVKDLEEKLETLKMKRTEDKAKLKELEKYKIQLEQLQEWKTKMQEQQADLQKQLKEAKKDAREAQEAKDRYMEEMSDTADAIEMATLDKEMAEERAESLQVEVDTLKEKTEELSMDLEILRHEISEKGSDGAASSYHVKQLEEQNGRLKEALVRMRDLSTSEKQEHVKLQKQMEKKNSELETLRTQKEKLQEDIKQAEATIDELKEQVDAALGSEEMVETLTERNLDLEEKVRELRETVTDLEAINEMNDELQENGRETEMELREQVDLSAAKVREAEKRVEAAQETVADYQQTIRKYRDLTTSLQEANRELITQQNANAEQVQQPPAELFDFKIKFAETRAYAKAIEMELRKMEVAQSNRQVSLLTSFMPDSFLRHGGDHDCILVLLLIPRLICKAELISKQAQEKFDLNGNLAQGTGLRGPPGEQRSFASGLVYSLCLLQATLHKYEQALNTCSVEVFKRMGTLYSEMSFHERSLDYFIDLLHKDQLDETIQVEPLTKAIKYYQQLHSVHLADHTEDCTVQLADHIKFTQSALDCMGVEVARLRVFLAAGQESSGLTVLLKDLDTSCSDIKQFCKKIRRRMPGPDVVGAPAALNFGQEVSESLTECRRQLTRVVAVLQEVAAAGAQMVAPLTEQEGLNALKLEDIACKAVEQVYGSQGLNGPESLRQSCTSVIATMNKMATAMQEGEYDADKPQGKPPPVEIRASTVRAEMTDAEGLGVKLEDRETVIKEVKKSLKIKGEELSEANVRLSLLEKKLDTSTKDADERVEKIQTKLDENLALLKKKEKEFEETMDALQADIDQLEAEKAELKLRINNQSKMTIEGLRATPASGIASIVQGSAGAGLTPSLAGQVQVVDSPLLRQQVETQRLGIKHLKNENNRLKAEKMRAQLASLPPLCPPKLPKVSKESSMPPEGLNTGIYRRTDQMLSTLLKLSSEVKVVDISGKTAVSAGAQLLEQTARLQNLSDALDKLKGEVAEHVVSYQPGAKASSDFATFPASSFVKAKEEKQGGTVFVGRVAIPCTRGQEQVHHLVLSQQQLQKVHRLLMA, from the exons ATGGCTTTGAACAGACGACATTCTTATACCCCCCGG CTGACCAGCCCACTGATCAGCAAAATGAGCAGCACAGGAACGGTGGAGAGTAGTAAACCTCCAAAG ATTGGCTCTACAGTGGAGGTGATAGGGAAGGGTCAGCGTGGAACTGTTGCCTATATCGGTGCCACCCTCTTTGCCTCTGGGAAATGGGTGGGCGTCATACTGGATGAGGCCAAAGGCAAGAACGATGGCACCGTGCAGGGAAAACGCTACTTCGCCTGTGAGGAAAATCACGGGATATTTGTCAGACAGTCCCAG CTCCACGTGGTGGAAGATGGCTCCAGTGCAACCTCACCAGATACTCCTGAATCAGGCATTGCAAAGATACCCAGGCAAAAAG ACATTCCTGAGACTCCCAGAACAACCAAGCAG ACACCTGTGAACGTTAAGAAG tcCTCTACCCGCCGCTCTGCCAAG GCGTCTCGTGAGAGCCTGTCCCATCTGTCTGGTGATGTGAGTGAGGCGAGCCTGTCCTCCCATCAGGGTGCACTGGGGGCTCCTGTTATTCCTCAGCCCAGCGGGTCGCCTGCAGCAGTGGCGGTCCCGGTCCCGGCTACTCCAAGCAAG GTGGAACCTGCCATTTCCAAGCAG GAGGAGGAATCAATGCGAGCTCAGGTCAAGGACCTGGAGGAGAAGCTGGAAACACTGAAGATGAAACGGACAGAGGACAAAGCCAAGCTGAAGGAGCTCGAGAAATACAAGATCCAGCTGGAGCAGCTTCAGGAGTGGAAGACCAAAATGCAAGAGCAGCAGGCTGATCTGCAGAAACAACTGAAAGAGGCCAAGAAG GACGCCCGTGAGGCACAGGAGGCCAAGGACCGCTACATGGAAGAGATGTCCGACACGGCAGACGCCATAGAGATGGCCACACTGGACAAAGAGATGGCTGAAGAGCGGGCCGAGTCACTGCAAGTGGAGGTGGACACGCTGAAAGAGAAGACGGAGGAGCTCTCCATGGACCTGGAGATCCTTAGACATGAGATTTCAGAGAAAG GCTCAGATGGAGCCGCTTCAAGTTACCATGTCAAACAGCTAGAGGAGCAGAATGGCAGACTAAAAGAGGCACTGGTTCG GATGCGTGACCTGTCTACTTCGGAGAAGCAGGAGCATGTAAAGCTGCAGAAGCAGATGGAGAAGAAGAACTCTGAGCTGGAGACTCTGAGAACTCAGAAGGAAAAACTGCAGGAGGATATTAAGCAGGCGGAGGCCACTATTGATGAACTGAAGGAGCAG GTGGATGCTGCTCTGGGGTCAGAGGAGATGGTGGAGACCCTCACAGAGAGGAACCTCGACCTGGAGGAGAAAGTCAGAGAGCTGAGAGAAACAGTCACCGATTTG GAGGCCATTAATGAGATGAACGATGAGCTCCAGGAGAATGGCCGGGAGACAGAAATGGAACTGAGGGAGCAGGTGGACCTGAGTGCAGCAAAGGTCAGAGAGGCTGAAAAAAGGGTGGAGGCTGCCCAGGAGACTGTAGCTGATTACCAGCAGACCATCCGCAAATACAGAGACCTCACCACCAGCCTACAG GAGGCCAACAGAGAGCTGATCACCCAGCAGAATGCAAATGCTGAACAAGTTCAACAACCGCCTGCTGAACTATTTGACTTCAAGATTAAGTTTGCAGAGACCAGGGCTTATGCCAAG GCCATTGAGATGGAGCTGAGGAAAATGGAAGTGGCTCAGTCAAACAGACAGGTATCCCTCCTCACCTCCTTCATGCCGGACTCCTTCCTCCGTCATGGTGGAGATCACGACTGTATTCTGGTCCTTCTGCTCATCCCGAGGCTTATCTGCAAG GCCGAGCTGATCAGTAAACAGGCCCAGGAGAAGTTTGACTTGAATGGGAATTTGGCCCAGGGGACGGGGCTCAGAGGGCCTCCAGGAGAACAGCGCAGTTTTGCCTCAGGACTGGTCTACTCCCTCTGCCTGCTGCAGGCCACTCTGCACAAATATGAACA GGCTCTGAATACCTGCAGTGTGGAGGTTTTTAAGCGCATGGGTACCCTCTACTCTGAAATGAGCTTCCATGAGCGCTCTCTGGATTATTTCATCGACCTGCTGCATAAAGATCAGCTAGATGAGACCATCCAGGTGGAACCTCTGACTAAGGCCATCAAGTACTATCAG CAACTACACAGCGTCCATCTGGCAGATCATACTGAAGACTGCACAGTGCAGCTGGCTGACCACATTAAG TTTACCCAGAGTGCACTGGACTGCATGGGAGTGGAGGTAGCTCGCCTGCGGGTGTTCCTGGCAGCAGGTCAGGAGAGCTCAGGCCTTACTGTTCTTCTAAAGGACCTGGACACTTCCTGCTCTGATATCAAACAGTTCTGTAAGAAGATCCGCCGTCGCATGCCTGGACCAGATGTAGTTGGAGCACCCGCTGCTCTTAACTTTGGACAAGAG GTGTCGGAGTCGCTGACGGAGTGCAGGCGCCAGCTGACCCGTGTGGTGGCTGTGCTGCAGGAGGTGGCTGCAGCTGGAGCTCAGATGGTTGCTCCGCTGACAGAACAGGAGGGGCTCAACGCTCTCAAACTGGAGGATATCGCCTGCAAGGCCGTGGAGCAG GTGTATGGCTCTCAAGGCCTGAATGGCCCAGAGAGTCTGCGTCAGTCCTGCACCTCCGTCATCGCTACCATGAACAAGATGGCCACGGCCATGCAGGAAGGAGAGTATGATGCTGACAAACCACAGGGCAAG CCTCCTCCAGTGGAGATTAGAGCATCCACCGTCAGGGCTGAGATGACTGACGCTGAGGGTCTAGGAGTTAAACtagaagacagagagacggTTATCAAGGAGGTCAAGAAGTCCCTCAAGATCAAG GGTGAGGAGCTGAGTGAGGCCAACGTCCGTCTGAGCCTGCTGGAGAAGAAGCTGGACACCTCCACCAAAGACGCCGATGAACGTGTGGAGAAGATTCAGACCAAGCTGGATGAAAACCTCGCCCtgctgaagaaaaaagaaaa GGAGTTTGAGGAGACAATGGATGCCCTGCAGGCTGATATCGACCAGCTAGAGGCAgagaaggcagagctgaaaCTACGTATTAATAACCAATCCAAGATGACCATCGAAGGCCTGAGAGCCACACCTGCCTCTGGAATCGCCTCCATTGTTCAGGGATCTGCAGGAG CAGGTCTGACTCCATCCCTGGCAGGACAAGTACAGGTGGTTGACTCCCCTCTCCTCAGGCAGCAGGTTGAGACCCAGAGACTGGGTATTAAACACCTCAAGAATGAAAACAACAGACTCAAG GCGGAGAAGATGAGAGCCCAGCTGGCCTCCCTGCCTCCACTCTGCCCTCCCAAACTACCAAAAGTGTCCAAAGAAAGCTCCATGCCACCAGAAGGACTAAACACAGGCATCTATCGCAGGACTGACCAAATGCTGTCAACACTGCTCAAGCTGAGTTCAGAGGTTAAAGTGGTGGACATCAGTGGGAAGACagcag TTAGTGCCGGTGCCCAGCTGCTGGAGCAGACAGCTCGACTGCAGAACCTCAGTGATGCTCTGGACAAACTCAAG GGAGAAGTTGCCGAACATGTTGTCTCCTATCAGCCTGGAGCTAAGGCTTCCTCTGACTTCGCCACCTTCCCCGCCTCCTCTTTTGTTAAG GCCAAGGAAGAGAAGCAGGGAGGAACAGTGTTTGTGGGTCGTGTTGCCATTCCTTGCACCCGTGGACAGGAACAAGTCCATCACCTCGTCCTatcacagcagcagctgcagaaagtgCACCGCCTCCTCATGGCCTAA
- the LOC116042282 gene encoding dynactin subunit 1-like isoform X9, whose product MALNRRHSYTPRLTSPLISKMSSTGTVESSKPPKIGSTVEVIGKGQRGTVAYIGATLFASGKWVGVILDEAKGKNDGTVQGKRYFACEENHGIFVRQSQLHVVEDGSSATSPDTPESGIAKIPRQKDIPETPRTTKQASRESLSHLSGDVSEASLSSHQGALGAPVIPQPSGSPAAVAVPVPATPSKVEPAISKQEEESMRAQVKDLEEKLETLKMKRTEDKAKLKELEKYKIQLEQLQEWKTKMQEQQADLQKQLKEAKKDAREAQEAKDRYMEEMSDTADAIEMATLDKEMAEERAESLQVEVDTLKEKTEELSMDLEILRHEISEKGSDGAASSYHVKQLEEQNGRLKEALVRMRDLSTSEKQEHVKLQKQMEKKNSELETLRTQKEKLQEDIKQAEATIDELKEQVDAALGSEEMVETLTERNLDLEEKVRELRETVTDLEAINEMNDELQENGRETEMELREQVDLSAAKVREAEKRVEAAQETVADYQQTIRKYRDLTTSLQEANRELITQQNANAEQVQQPPAELFDFKIKFAETRAYAKAIEMELRKMEVAQSNRQVSLLTSFMPDSFLRHGGDHDCILVLLLIPRLICKAELISKQAQEKFDLNGNLAQGTGLRGPPGEQRSFASGLVYSLCLLQATLHKYEQALNTCSVEVFKRMGTLYSEMSFHERSLDYFIDLLHKDQLDETIQVEPLTKAIKYYQQLHSVHLADHTEDCTVQLADHIKFTQSALDCMGVEVARLRVFLAAGQESSGLTVLLKDLDTSCSDIKQFCKKIRRRMPGPDVVGAPAALNFGQEVSESLTECRRQLTRVVAVLQEVAAAGAQMVAPLTEQEGLNALKLEDIACKAVEQVYGSQGLNGPESLRQSCTSVIATMNKMATAMQEGEYDADKPQGKPPPVEIRASTVRAEMTDAEGLGVKLEDRETVIKEVKKSLKIKGEELSEANVRLSLLEKKLDTSTKDADERVEKIQTKLDENLALLKKKEKEFEETMDALQADIDQLEAEKAELKLRINNQSKMTIEGLRATPASGIASIVQGSAGAGLTPSLAGQVQVVDSPLLRQQVETQRLGIKHLKNENNRLKAEKMRAQLASLPPLCPPKLPKVSKESSMPPEGLNTGIYRRTDQMLSTLLKLSSEVKVVDISGKTAVSAGAQLLEQTARLQNLSDALDKLKGEVAEHVVSYQPGAKASSDFATFPASSFVKAKEEKQGGTVFVGRVAIPCTRGQEQVHHLVLSQQQLQKVHRLLMA is encoded by the exons ATGGCTTTGAACAGACGACATTCTTATACCCCCCGG CTGACCAGCCCACTGATCAGCAAAATGAGCAGCACAGGAACGGTGGAGAGTAGTAAACCTCCAAAG ATTGGCTCTACAGTGGAGGTGATAGGGAAGGGTCAGCGTGGAACTGTTGCCTATATCGGTGCCACCCTCTTTGCCTCTGGGAAATGGGTGGGCGTCATACTGGATGAGGCCAAAGGCAAGAACGATGGCACCGTGCAGGGAAAACGCTACTTCGCCTGTGAGGAAAATCACGGGATATTTGTCAGACAGTCCCAG CTCCACGTGGTGGAAGATGGCTCCAGTGCAACCTCACCAGATACTCCTGAATCAGGCATTGCAAAGATACCCAGGCAAAAAG ACATTCCTGAGACTCCCAGAACAACCAAGCAG GCGTCTCGTGAGAGCCTGTCCCATCTGTCTGGTGATGTGAGTGAGGCGAGCCTGTCCTCCCATCAGGGTGCACTGGGGGCTCCTGTTATTCCTCAGCCCAGCGGGTCGCCTGCAGCAGTGGCGGTCCCGGTCCCGGCTACTCCAAGCAAG GTGGAACCTGCCATTTCCAAGCAG GAGGAGGAATCAATGCGAGCTCAGGTCAAGGACCTGGAGGAGAAGCTGGAAACACTGAAGATGAAACGGACAGAGGACAAAGCCAAGCTGAAGGAGCTCGAGAAATACAAGATCCAGCTGGAGCAGCTTCAGGAGTGGAAGACCAAAATGCAAGAGCAGCAGGCTGATCTGCAGAAACAACTGAAAGAGGCCAAGAAG GACGCCCGTGAGGCACAGGAGGCCAAGGACCGCTACATGGAAGAGATGTCCGACACGGCAGACGCCATAGAGATGGCCACACTGGACAAAGAGATGGCTGAAGAGCGGGCCGAGTCACTGCAAGTGGAGGTGGACACGCTGAAAGAGAAGACGGAGGAGCTCTCCATGGACCTGGAGATCCTTAGACATGAGATTTCAGAGAAAG GCTCAGATGGAGCCGCTTCAAGTTACCATGTCAAACAGCTAGAGGAGCAGAATGGCAGACTAAAAGAGGCACTGGTTCG GATGCGTGACCTGTCTACTTCGGAGAAGCAGGAGCATGTAAAGCTGCAGAAGCAGATGGAGAAGAAGAACTCTGAGCTGGAGACTCTGAGAACTCAGAAGGAAAAACTGCAGGAGGATATTAAGCAGGCGGAGGCCACTATTGATGAACTGAAGGAGCAG GTGGATGCTGCTCTGGGGTCAGAGGAGATGGTGGAGACCCTCACAGAGAGGAACCTCGACCTGGAGGAGAAAGTCAGAGAGCTGAGAGAAACAGTCACCGATTTG GAGGCCATTAATGAGATGAACGATGAGCTCCAGGAGAATGGCCGGGAGACAGAAATGGAACTGAGGGAGCAGGTGGACCTGAGTGCAGCAAAGGTCAGAGAGGCTGAAAAAAGGGTGGAGGCTGCCCAGGAGACTGTAGCTGATTACCAGCAGACCATCCGCAAATACAGAGACCTCACCACCAGCCTACAG GAGGCCAACAGAGAGCTGATCACCCAGCAGAATGCAAATGCTGAACAAGTTCAACAACCGCCTGCTGAACTATTTGACTTCAAGATTAAGTTTGCAGAGACCAGGGCTTATGCCAAG GCCATTGAGATGGAGCTGAGGAAAATGGAAGTGGCTCAGTCAAACAGACAGGTATCCCTCCTCACCTCCTTCATGCCGGACTCCTTCCTCCGTCATGGTGGAGATCACGACTGTATTCTGGTCCTTCTGCTCATCCCGAGGCTTATCTGCAAG GCCGAGCTGATCAGTAAACAGGCCCAGGAGAAGTTTGACTTGAATGGGAATTTGGCCCAGGGGACGGGGCTCAGAGGGCCTCCAGGAGAACAGCGCAGTTTTGCCTCAGGACTGGTCTACTCCCTCTGCCTGCTGCAGGCCACTCTGCACAAATATGAACA GGCTCTGAATACCTGCAGTGTGGAGGTTTTTAAGCGCATGGGTACCCTCTACTCTGAAATGAGCTTCCATGAGCGCTCTCTGGATTATTTCATCGACCTGCTGCATAAAGATCAGCTAGATGAGACCATCCAGGTGGAACCTCTGACTAAGGCCATCAAGTACTATCAG CAACTACACAGCGTCCATCTGGCAGATCATACTGAAGACTGCACAGTGCAGCTGGCTGACCACATTAAG TTTACCCAGAGTGCACTGGACTGCATGGGAGTGGAGGTAGCTCGCCTGCGGGTGTTCCTGGCAGCAGGTCAGGAGAGCTCAGGCCTTACTGTTCTTCTAAAGGACCTGGACACTTCCTGCTCTGATATCAAACAGTTCTGTAAGAAGATCCGCCGTCGCATGCCTGGACCAGATGTAGTTGGAGCACCCGCTGCTCTTAACTTTGGACAAGAG GTGTCGGAGTCGCTGACGGAGTGCAGGCGCCAGCTGACCCGTGTGGTGGCTGTGCTGCAGGAGGTGGCTGCAGCTGGAGCTCAGATGGTTGCTCCGCTGACAGAACAGGAGGGGCTCAACGCTCTCAAACTGGAGGATATCGCCTGCAAGGCCGTGGAGCAG GTGTATGGCTCTCAAGGCCTGAATGGCCCAGAGAGTCTGCGTCAGTCCTGCACCTCCGTCATCGCTACCATGAACAAGATGGCCACGGCCATGCAGGAAGGAGAGTATGATGCTGACAAACCACAGGGCAAG CCTCCTCCAGTGGAGATTAGAGCATCCACCGTCAGGGCTGAGATGACTGACGCTGAGGGTCTAGGAGTTAAACtagaagacagagagacggTTATCAAGGAGGTCAAGAAGTCCCTCAAGATCAAG GGTGAGGAGCTGAGTGAGGCCAACGTCCGTCTGAGCCTGCTGGAGAAGAAGCTGGACACCTCCACCAAAGACGCCGATGAACGTGTGGAGAAGATTCAGACCAAGCTGGATGAAAACCTCGCCCtgctgaagaaaaaagaaaa GGAGTTTGAGGAGACAATGGATGCCCTGCAGGCTGATATCGACCAGCTAGAGGCAgagaaggcagagctgaaaCTACGTATTAATAACCAATCCAAGATGACCATCGAAGGCCTGAGAGCCACACCTGCCTCTGGAATCGCCTCCATTGTTCAGGGATCTGCAGGAG CAGGTCTGACTCCATCCCTGGCAGGACAAGTACAGGTGGTTGACTCCCCTCTCCTCAGGCAGCAGGTTGAGACCCAGAGACTGGGTATTAAACACCTCAAGAATGAAAACAACAGACTCAAG GCGGAGAAGATGAGAGCCCAGCTGGCCTCCCTGCCTCCACTCTGCCCTCCCAAACTACCAAAAGTGTCCAAAGAAAGCTCCATGCCACCAGAAGGACTAAACACAGGCATCTATCGCAGGACTGACCAAATGCTGTCAACACTGCTCAAGCTGAGTTCAGAGGTTAAAGTGGTGGACATCAGTGGGAAGACagcag TTAGTGCCGGTGCCCAGCTGCTGGAGCAGACAGCTCGACTGCAGAACCTCAGTGATGCTCTGGACAAACTCAAG GGAGAAGTTGCCGAACATGTTGTCTCCTATCAGCCTGGAGCTAAGGCTTCCTCTGACTTCGCCACCTTCCCCGCCTCCTCTTTTGTTAAG GCCAAGGAAGAGAAGCAGGGAGGAACAGTGTTTGTGGGTCGTGTTGCCATTCCTTGCACCCGTGGACAGGAACAAGTCCATCACCTCGTCCTatcacagcagcagctgcagaaagtgCACCGCCTCCTCATGGCCTAA